The genomic region CCTGGCCTCCTGCATCTCATTGCCCCTGATCGCCGACGCCGACACCGGCTACGGCAACGCGCTCAACGTGGTGCGGACGGTGCGGGAGTACGAGCGCGCGGGCGTGGCGGGACTGCACCTGGAGGATCAGGTGGCGCCGAAGAAGTGCGGCCACATCGCGGGCAAGCAGGTGATCCCCGCGCGCGAGTTCGCCGAGAAGATCCGGGCGGCGTGCGAGTATCGCACCGATCCGGACCTCGTCATCATCGCGCGCACCGACGCCCGCGCGGTCACGGGTCTCGAGGACGCCATCGCGCGCGGCAACCTGTATGCCGAGGCCGGCGCCGACATCGTCTTCGTCGAGGCGCCGCAGAGCGAGGAGGAGGTCGGCCGCATCGTCCGGGAGGTCAAGGCGCCGCTCCTGGCCAACATGGTCCCGGGCGGCAAGACGCCGCAACTCCCCGTCGCCACGCTCGAGCGGCTGGGCTTCAAGGTCGTGATCTTCCCGGCCGCGTGCATGGGCGCAGCCATCCCGGCCATGGAGCGGGCGCTCGCCAGGCTCAAGGAGACGGGGCTCGAGCCGCAGGAGGGGCCGGTCCTGTCCCCCATGGACATCTTCCGCAGGGTCGGCTTCGACTGGTGGCACGACGTCGAGCAGAAGTTCGGCGGCGCGTGATGGGCAGTTCGTGAGCGCGGGTCAGAGTCTCTTCGAGAAGGTGTGGCGGCGCCACGTGGTGGCTGCCGGGCCCGGCGGCCAGACGCTCCTCTACGTGGACCGCCATCTCCTGCACGACGGCTCGGACTCGGCCTTTGGACGGCTCCGGAGCGCCGGCCGGACGCTGCGGCGCCCCGAGCGCTGCTTCGCCACGGCCGACCACTATGTCCCCACGGCCCCCGGCACCGTGGCCGCCACCGATGCGGAGATCCGCGCCATGGTGGACGGGCTCGCCCGCAACACCGCGGAGGCCGCCATCTCCCACTTCGGGGTGGGCGATCCGCGTCAGGGCATCGTGCATGTCATCGGCCCCGAGCAGGGGCTCACCCAGCCCGGGATCACGCTGGTGTGCGGGGACTCCCACACCGCGACCCACGGCGCCCTCGGGGCGCTGGCCTTCGGCATCGGCTCCTCGGAGGTCGAGCATGTCCTGGCCACGCAGTGCCTGTGGCAGCGGAAGCCCGCGGTCATGCGCATCCGTGTGGACGGCTC from Candidatus Rokuibacteriota bacterium harbors:
- a CDS encoding isocitrate lyase/PEP mutase family protein, whose protein sequence is MRTTTQLRRMLQEPGLIVAPGAYDGISARLIESAGYRAAYMTGAGTAASHLGQPDLGLATLTEMATHARHLASCISLPLIADADTGYGNALNVVRTVREYERAGVAGLHLEDQVAPKKCGHIAGKQVIPAREFAEKIRAACEYRTDPDLVIIARTDARAVTGLEDAIARGNLYAEAGADIVFVEAPQSEEEVGRIVREVKAPLLANMVPGGKTPQLPVATLERLGFKVVIFPAACMGAAIPAMERALARLKETGLEPQEGPVLSPMDIFRRVGFDWWHDVEQKFGGA